A DNA window from Caulobacter mirabilis contains the following coding sequences:
- the nuoN gene encoding NADH-quinone oxidoreductase subunit NuoN — MTSSDICLLLPELILAGSALLLLVWGAWQGRSNAVFNGAAILALAAAAVAAILAPEGRGFSGGVVSDGLSTFAKVAIYAASAVSIVLGDRWLARRGEAKFEFPVLIVLAALGMGMMASAGDLISLYIGVELHSLALYVLAAIRRDDAKGSEAGLKYFVLGSLSSGLLLYGASLIYGFAGSTHFDVIAQAVQGGAGVGVLFGLVFLICGLAFKVSAAPFHMWTPDVYEGAPSPIVGFFSAAPKLAAMVVLARALDEGFAGAIGQWQQVIIVVALLSVFVGAFAGLAQRNLKRLWAYSSIANIGYALIGLASGGQDGVSAMLMFMVLYMIDVTGFFACLCALERSGKPMETIDDMAGLFKERPVLALAMTAFALSALGLPPFSGFFAKFFVFKAALGAGLAWVAVAALVGSVVAAFYYLRLIKVMWFDAAPEGEIAKAPVEAKTIAVGAALFSFPVVLVALYWLTPLAERAAAAFGGA, encoded by the coding sequence ATGACCTCTTCGGATATCTGTCTCCTTCTGCCTGAACTGATCCTCGCCGGATCCGCTCTGCTGCTGCTCGTCTGGGGCGCCTGGCAGGGCCGTTCGAACGCGGTGTTCAACGGCGCCGCGATCCTGGCCCTGGCCGCCGCCGCCGTCGCCGCCATCCTGGCGCCGGAAGGCCGCGGCTTCTCGGGCGGCGTCGTCTCCGACGGCCTGTCGACCTTCGCCAAGGTCGCGATCTACGCCGCCAGCGCGGTGAGCATCGTGCTCGGCGACCGCTGGCTGGCCCGCCGCGGCGAGGCCAAGTTCGAGTTCCCGGTCCTGATCGTGCTCGCCGCCCTCGGCATGGGCATGATGGCCTCGGCCGGCGACCTGATCTCGCTCTACATCGGCGTCGAGCTGCACTCGCTGGCCCTGTACGTCCTGGCGGCCATCCGCCGCGACGACGCCAAGGGCTCGGAAGCCGGCCTGAAATACTTCGTGCTGGGCTCGCTCAGCTCGGGCCTGCTGCTGTACGGCGCCTCGCTGATCTACGGCTTCGCCGGCTCGACGCACTTCGACGTCATCGCCCAGGCGGTGCAGGGCGGGGCGGGCGTGGGCGTGCTGTTCGGCCTGGTCTTCCTGATCTGCGGCCTGGCCTTCAAGGTCTCCGCCGCGCCGTTCCACATGTGGACCCCGGACGTCTATGAGGGCGCGCCGTCGCCGATCGTGGGCTTCTTCTCGGCCGCGCCCAAGCTCGCCGCCATGGTGGTGCTGGCCCGCGCCCTGGACGAAGGCTTCGCCGGCGCCATCGGCCAGTGGCAGCAGGTGATCATCGTCGTCGCCCTGCTGTCGGTCTTCGTCGGCGCCTTCGCGGGCCTGGCGCAGCGCAACCTCAAGCGCCTGTGGGCCTACAGTTCGATCGCCAACATCGGCTACGCCCTGATCGGTCTCGCCTCCGGCGGCCAGGACGGCGTGTCGGCCATGCTGATGTTCATGGTCCTGTACATGATCGACGTGACCGGCTTCTTCGCCTGTCTCTGCGCCCTGGAGCGCAGCGGCAAGCCGATGGAGACGATCGACGACATGGCCGGCCTGTTCAAGGAGCGCCCGGTCCTGGCCCTGGCCATGACCGCCTTCGCGCTGTCGGCCCTGGGTCTGCCGCCCTTCAGCGGCTTCTTCGCCAAGTTCTTCGTGTTCAAGGCGGCGCTGGGCGCGGGCCTGGCCTGGGTGGCGGTGGCGGCCCTGGTCGGCTCGGTCGTGGCGGCGTTCTACTACCTGCGCCTGATCAAGGTGATGTGGTTCGACGCGGCGCCGGAAGGCGAGATCGCCAAGGCCCCGGTCGAGGCCAAGACCATCGCGGTGGGCGCGGCGCTGTTCTCGTTCCCGGTGGTGCTGGTCGCCCTCTATTGGCTGACGCCGCTCGCTGAGCGCGCCGCGGCAGCCTTCGGCGGCGCGTGA
- a CDS encoding NADH-quinone oxidoreductase subunit M codes for MTGILSLTTFLPLVGVAAIVLLRQFGPQGERADTAAKWIALVTTLATFALSVLLVLQFDRSIPGFQFVEEIPWFAGLHYRMGVDGISVLFVALTAFLLPICIIASWKSVEKRVLEYMVAFLILETLVIGVFCALDLILFYLFFEAGLVPMFLIIGIWGGKNRVYAAFKFFLYTLLGSVLMLAAILAMIGVAGTSSIPELMTYRFAPWLQTWLWLAFFASFAVKMPMWPVHTWLPDAHVEAPTAGSVILAGILLKMGGYGFLRFSLPMFPNASEMFAPLVFALSVIAIVYTSLVAFRQTDIKKLIAYSSVAHMGFVTMGIFAVNETGVQGAIFQMISHGFISGALFLCVGVVYDRMHTREIAFYGGLVNRMPWYAAVFLLFTMGNVGLPGTSGFVGEILTMVGVYGVSTWTAFVAATGVILSAVYALNLYRRVVFGEMTNPALADIQDLDWREVLIFIPLIGFTVYLGFQPDIVFNITGASVDALVAAWRGATGG; via the coding sequence ATGACCGGAATTCTCTCTCTCACCACCTTCCTGCCTCTGGTCGGCGTCGCCGCCATCGTCCTGCTGCGCCAGTTCGGCCCGCAGGGCGAGCGCGCCGACACGGCCGCGAAGTGGATCGCGCTGGTCACCACCCTGGCGACCTTCGCCCTGTCGGTCCTGCTGGTGCTCCAGTTCGACCGCTCGATCCCGGGCTTCCAGTTCGTCGAGGAGATCCCGTGGTTCGCGGGGCTCCACTACCGGATGGGCGTGGACGGCATCTCGGTGCTGTTCGTGGCCCTGACCGCCTTCCTGCTGCCGATCTGCATCATCGCCAGCTGGAAGAGCGTCGAGAAGCGCGTCCTCGAATACATGGTCGCCTTCCTGATCCTGGAGACCCTGGTCATCGGCGTGTTCTGCGCGCTGGACCTGATCCTGTTCTACCTGTTCTTCGAGGCCGGCCTGGTCCCGATGTTCCTGATCATCGGCATCTGGGGCGGCAAGAACCGGGTCTACGCGGCCTTCAAGTTCTTCCTCTACACCCTGCTCGGGTCCGTCCTGATGCTGGCCGCCATCCTGGCCATGATCGGCGTGGCGGGCACCAGCTCGATCCCCGAGCTGATGACCTACAGGTTCGCCCCGTGGCTGCAGACCTGGCTGTGGCTGGCCTTCTTCGCCAGCTTCGCGGTCAAGATGCCGATGTGGCCGGTCCACACCTGGCTTCCCGACGCCCACGTCGAGGCGCCGACGGCCGGTTCGGTGATCCTGGCGGGCATCCTGCTGAAGATGGGCGGCTACGGCTTCCTGCGCTTCAGCCTGCCGATGTTCCCGAACGCGAGCGAGATGTTCGCGCCGCTGGTCTTCGCCCTGTCGGTCATCGCCATCGTCTACACCTCGCTGGTCGCCTTCCGTCAGACCGACATCAAGAAGCTGATCGCCTACAGCTCCGTCGCCCACATGGGCTTCGTGACCATGGGCATCTTCGCGGTGAACGAGACCGGGGTGCAGGGCGCCATCTTCCAGATGATCAGCCACGGCTTCATCTCGGGCGCGCTCTTCCTCTGCGTCGGCGTGGTCTACGACCGCATGCACACCCGCGAGATCGCCTTCTACGGCGGCCTGGTGAACCGCATGCCCTGGTACGCGGCGGTGTTCCTGCTGTTCACCATGGGCAACGTCGGCCTGCCGGGCACCAGCGGCTTCGTCGGCGAGATCCTGACCATGGTCGGCGTCTACGGCGTCTCGACCTGGACCGCCTTCGTCGCGGCCACCGGCGTCATCCTGTCGGCGGTCTACGCGCTGAACCTCTACCGTCGCGTGGTGTTCGGCGAGATGACCAACCCGGCCCTGGCCGACATCCAGGACCTGGATTGGCGCGAAGTGCTGATCTTCATCCCGCTGATCGGTTTCACTGTGTACCTGGGCTTCCAGCCCGACATCGTCTTCAACATCACCGGCGCCTCGGTGGACGCCCTAGTGGCCGCCTGGCGCGGCGCGACGGGCGGGTGA
- the nuoL gene encoding NADH-quinone oxidoreductase subunit L: METLVTVILFAPLLGALIAGLFGRRIGNIPSQAVTTGLLVLAAVLSWYNFVQWTWGHMEAFTVHLAPFINVGDFQSNWSIRIDALSSVMLVVVTTVSSLVHIYSWGYMAEDDSRPRFFAYLSLFTFAMLALVTAADFMQLFFGWEGVGLASYLLIGFWFKKPSANAASIKAFVVNRVGDFGFALGIMTVFWAFGSIQFAEIFPQIAAGASKTWEFLGRDWPLVDLACVLLFVGAMGKSAQFFLHTWLPDAMEGPTPVSALIHAATMVTAGVYMVCLLSPMFEYAPVAKQVVMFIGAVTALFAATVGLAQNDIKRVIAYSTCSQLGYMFFAAGVGAYEAAMFHLFTHAFFKALLFLGAGSVIHGMHHEQDMRKMGGLWKYLPFTYFVMTLGTIAITGLGIPGIGGFAGFYSKDTIIEAAFAAAQHNPSAYFAFLVGVFAAGLTAFYSWRLAFMTFHGTPKWGEHAAHDDHGHGHDAHADAHAHDAHGAHDDHGHGHDHKPHESPWVMLFPLAVLAVGAVAAGFVFAGFFVGHHEAEFWRGAIFTAETNHVLHEAHEVPTWVKWAPLVATLLGMVGAWYVYIVREGMGAAIAAKRGPLWTFLYNKWFFDELYDATFVRAARFLGDLFWKGGDQKLIDGLGPNGVAAVSAAVGKRTGRLQTGYVYHYAFVMLLGVAGLLTYALYQWSR; the protein is encoded by the coding sequence GTGGAGACGCTCGTCACCGTAATCCTGTTCGCGCCGCTTCTGGGCGCGCTCATCGCTGGCCTGTTCGGCCGCCGCATCGGGAACATCCCGTCGCAGGCGGTGACCACCGGCCTGCTGGTGCTGGCCGCCGTTCTGAGCTGGTACAACTTCGTCCAATGGACCTGGGGCCACATGGAGGCCTTCACCGTCCATCTGGCGCCGTTCATCAACGTCGGCGACTTCCAGTCGAACTGGTCGATCCGCATCGACGCCCTGTCGTCGGTCATGCTGGTGGTCGTGACCACCGTCTCCAGCCTCGTGCACATCTACAGCTGGGGTTACATGGCCGAGGACGACAGCCGTCCGCGCTTCTTCGCCTACCTGTCGCTGTTCACCTTCGCCATGCTGGCGCTGGTCACCGCCGCCGACTTCATGCAGCTGTTCTTCGGCTGGGAAGGCGTGGGTCTGGCCTCGTATCTGCTGATCGGCTTCTGGTTCAAGAAGCCCTCGGCCAACGCGGCCTCGATCAAGGCCTTCGTGGTCAACCGCGTCGGCGACTTCGGCTTCGCCCTGGGCATCATGACGGTGTTCTGGGCCTTCGGTTCGATCCAGTTCGCCGAGATCTTCCCGCAGATCGCCGCCGGCGCGTCCAAGACCTGGGAGTTCCTCGGCCGCGACTGGCCGCTGGTCGACCTGGCCTGCGTGCTGCTGTTCGTCGGCGCCATGGGCAAGTCGGCGCAGTTCTTCCTGCACACCTGGCTGCCGGACGCCATGGAAGGCCCGACCCCGGTGTCGGCCCTGATCCACGCGGCCACCATGGTCACCGCCGGCGTCTACATGGTCTGCCTGCTGTCGCCGATGTTCGAGTACGCGCCGGTCGCCAAGCAGGTCGTGATGTTCATCGGCGCGGTGACGGCCCTGTTCGCCGCCACCGTCGGCCTGGCCCAGAACGACATCAAGCGGGTCATCGCCTACTCGACCTGTTCGCAGCTGGGCTACATGTTCTTCGCCGCCGGCGTGGGCGCCTACGAGGCGGCCATGTTCCACCTGTTCACGCACGCCTTCTTCAAGGCGCTGCTGTTCCTGGGCGCCGGCTCGGTGATCCACGGCATGCACCACGAGCAGGACATGCGGAAGATGGGCGGTCTGTGGAAGTACCTGCCGTTCACCTACTTCGTCATGACGCTGGGCACGATCGCCATCACCGGCCTGGGCATCCCCGGCATCGGCGGCTTCGCGGGCTTCTACTCGAAGGACACCATCATCGAGGCGGCCTTCGCCGCGGCCCAGCACAACCCGAGCGCCTACTTCGCCTTCCTGGTGGGCGTGTTCGCCGCCGGCCTGACCGCCTTCTACAGCTGGCGCCTGGCCTTCATGACCTTCCACGGCACGCCGAAGTGGGGCGAGCACGCGGCGCACGACGACCATGGCCACGGCCATGACGCCCACGCCGACGCGCATGCTCACGATGCTCACGGCGCGCATGACGATCACGGCCATGGCCACGACCACAAGCCGCACGAGAGCCCCTGGGTGATGCTGTTCCCGCTGGCCGTGCTGGCCGTGGGCGCGGTCGCCGCCGGCTTCGTCTTCGCCGGCTTCTTCGTGGGCCACCACGAGGCCGAGTTCTGGCGCGGCGCGATCTTCACCGCCGAGACCAACCACGTCCTCCACGAGGCGCACGAGGTCCCGACCTGGGTCAAGTGGGCGCCGCTGGTCGCGACCCTGCTGGGCATGGTCGGCGCCTGGTACGTCTACATCGTGCGGGAAGGCATGGGCGCGGCGATCGCGGCCAAGCGCGGCCCGCTGTGGACCTTCCTCTACAACAAGTGGTTCTTCGACGAGCTCTACGACGCCACCTTCGTGCGGGCGGCCCGGTTCCTGGGCGACCTGTTCTGGAAGGGCGGCGACCAGAAGCTCATCGACGGCCTGGGCCCCAACGGCGTCGCCGCGGTGTCCGCGGCGGTCGGCAAACGGACCGGCCGACTGCAGACGGGCTACGTCTACCACTATGCGTTCGTGATGCTGCTCGGCGTGGCCGGTCTGCTCACCTACGCCCTGTACCAATGGTCTCGGTGA
- the nuoK gene encoding NADH-quinone oxidoreductase subunit NuoK, translated as MIGLSQYLIVAAILFTIGVFGIFVNRKNVIVILMSIELILLAVNINLVAFSVFLHDVVGQIFAMFVLTVAAAEAAVGLAILVTFFRNRGNIAVDDASMMKG; from the coding sequence ATGATCGGGCTGTCGCAATATCTGATCGTCGCGGCGATCCTGTTCACGATCGGCGTCTTCGGCATCTTCGTGAACCGCAAGAACGTCATCGTCATCCTGATGAGCATCGAGCTCATCCTGCTGGCGGTGAACATCAACCTGGTGGCCTTCAGCGTCTTCCTGCACGACGTGGTCGGGCAGATCTTCGCGATGTTCGTGCTGACCGTCGCCGCGGCCGAAGCCGCCGTCGGTCTCGCGATCCTGGTCACCTTCTTCCGTAACCGCGGCAACATCGCCGTGGACGACGCCTCGATGATGAAGGGCTGA
- a CDS encoding NADH-quinone oxidoreductase subunit J: MALQAIAFYVLATVTILAGLSVVLARNPVHSVLFLITAFFSAAGLFVLIGAEFLAMLLIVVYVGAVAVLFLFVVMMLDVDFAQLREGFARYLPIGGLVAGVLTIEMIMVAVNVAANGAAAKNATPQASLPDVTNAETIGRVLYTDYVYFFQAAGLVLLVAMIGAIVLTLRHKPHIKRQNIAAQVARTPATGMKIVDIKPGEGIAE; this comes from the coding sequence ATGGCTCTGCAGGCTATAGCCTTTTACGTGTTGGCGACGGTGACGATCCTGGCGGGTCTCTCCGTGGTCCTCGCGCGCAATCCGGTGCACTCGGTGCTGTTTCTGATCACCGCCTTCTTCTCGGCGGCGGGTCTGTTCGTGCTGATCGGGGCCGAGTTCCTGGCGATGCTGCTCATCGTCGTCTACGTCGGCGCCGTGGCGGTGCTGTTCCTGTTCGTCGTCATGATGCTCGACGTCGACTTCGCCCAGCTGCGCGAGGGCTTCGCGCGCTACCTGCCGATCGGCGGGTTGGTCGCCGGGGTGCTGACGATCGAGATGATCATGGTGGCGGTGAACGTCGCGGCCAACGGCGCGGCGGCCAAGAACGCCACGCCGCAGGCCTCGCTGCCGGACGTGACCAACGCCGAGACCATCGGCCGGGTGCTCTACACCGACTACGTCTACTTCTTCCAGGCGGCCGGCCTGGTGCTGCTGGTGGCCATGATCGGGGCGATCGTCCTGACGCTGCGCCACAAGCCGCACATCAAGCGCCAGAACATCGCCGCCCAGGTGGCCCGCACCCCGGCCACCGGCATGAAGATCGTCGACATCAAGCCGGGTGAGGGGATCGCCGAATGA
- the nuoI gene encoding NADH-quinone oxidoreductase subunit NuoI, with amino-acid sequence MMQRIGQAIKGAALLDFVSAFGLAMKYMVAPKKTVIYPNERGPQSPRFRGEHALRRYPNGEERCIACKLCEAICPAQAIYIEAEPRADGSRRTTRYDIDMVKCIYCGLCQEACPVDAIVEGPNTEFATETREELYYDKERLLDNGDRWEREIAKNLELDAAYR; translated from the coding sequence ATGATGCAACGCATCGGACAGGCCATCAAAGGCGCGGCGCTGCTCGACTTCGTCAGCGCGTTCGGGCTGGCCATGAAATACATGGTCGCTCCGAAGAAGACGGTCATCTACCCCAACGAGCGCGGCCCGCAGTCGCCCCGCTTCCGCGGCGAGCATGCCCTGCGGCGCTACCCCAACGGGGAAGAGCGCTGCATCGCCTGCAAGCTCTGCGAGGCGATCTGCCCGGCCCAGGCCATCTACATCGAGGCCGAGCCGCGCGCCGACGGCAGCCGCCGCACGACCCGCTACGACATCGACATGGTCAAATGCATCTACTGCGGCCTGTGCCAGGAGGCCTGCCCGGTGGACGCGATCGTCGAGGGGCCGAACACCGAGTTCGCCACCGAGACCCGCGAGGAGCTCTACTACGACAAGGAGCGCCTGCTCGATAACGGCGACCGCTGGGAGCGCGAGATCGCGAAGAATCTGGAACTGGACGCGGCCTACCGATAA
- the nuoH gene encoding NADH-quinone oxidoreductase subunit NuoH, which yields MSGDAPAFNPWLWFGLTLGQVLLVVVFLLISIAFLLLADRKIWAGVQMRKGPNVVGPFGLLQSFADLLKFVLKEVVVPAGADKFVFLLAPVITVVLALAGWGVIPFAPGWVIADINVGILYLLAMSSLGVYGIIMGGWASNSKYPFLGALRSAAQMVSYEVSIGFVIITVVLMAGTMNLSDLVEQQSGWFWNWNVLGGGLKNLPLALVMIPMMVIFYISALAETNRPPFDLPEAESELVAGYQVEYSSTPYLLFMLGEYVAIVLMCAMISILFFGGWNPGFPTPFLESWPATAQSLFFFVIFAIKICFWFFMFAMAKAIVPRYRYDQLMRLGWKVFLPLSLVGVFLVAGWRVLARTQGWDA from the coding sequence ATGTCCGGTGATGCGCCCGCCTTCAATCCCTGGCTCTGGTTCGGCCTGACTCTCGGTCAGGTCCTGCTGGTCGTCGTCTTCCTGCTGATCTCGATCGCCTTCCTGCTGCTCGCCGACCGGAAGATCTGGGCCGGCGTGCAGATGCGGAAGGGCCCGAACGTGGTCGGCCCGTTCGGCCTGCTGCAGTCGTTCGCCGACCTGCTGAAGTTCGTGCTGAAGGAAGTCGTCGTCCCGGCCGGCGCCGACAAGTTCGTCTTCCTGCTGGCCCCGGTGATCACCGTGGTGCTGGCTCTGGCCGGTTGGGGCGTGATCCCGTTCGCCCCGGGCTGGGTGATCGCCGACATCAATGTCGGCATCCTGTACCTGCTGGCGATGAGTTCGCTCGGCGTCTACGGCATCATCATGGGCGGCTGGGCTTCGAACTCGAAGTACCCGTTCCTGGGCGCGCTGCGCTCGGCGGCGCAGATGGTGTCCTACGAGGTCTCGATCGGCTTCGTGATCATCACCGTCGTGCTGATGGCCGGCACGATGAACCTGAGCGATCTGGTCGAGCAGCAGTCCGGCTGGTTCTGGAACTGGAACGTCCTGGGCGGCGGCCTGAAGAACCTGCCGCTGGCGTTGGTGATGATCCCGATGATGGTGATCTTCTACATCTCGGCCCTGGCCGAGACGAACCGCCCGCCGTTCGATCTGCCTGAAGCCGAGTCCGAACTCGTGGCCGGCTATCAGGTCGAGTACAGCTCGACGCCGTACCTGCTGTTCATGCTGGGCGAGTACGTCGCCATCGTCCTGATGTGCGCGATGATCTCGATCCTGTTCTTCGGCGGCTGGAATCCGGGCTTCCCGACCCCGTTCCTGGAGAGCTGGCCGGCGACGGCGCAGAGCCTGTTCTTCTTCGTGATCTTCGCGATCAAGATCTGCTTCTGGTTCTTCATGTTTGCGATGGCGAAGGCGATCGTCCCCCGCTACCGCTACGACCAGCTGATGCGCCTGGGCTGGAAGGTGTTCCTGCCGCTGTCGCTGGTCGGGGTCTTCCTGGTCGCCGGCTGGCGGGTGCTGGCCCGGACGCAAGGGTGGGACGCCTGA
- the nuoG gene encoding NADH-quinone oxidoreductase subunit NuoG, whose amino-acid sequence MPKAKVNGVEVEFEPGMTVLQVAELAGEEIPRFCYHERLSIAGNCRMCLVEVKPGPPKPQASCALPAADNQEIFTNTPMVKKAREGVMEFLLINHPLDCPICDQGGECDLQDQAMGYGRDDSRYDENKRAVEEKEMGPVIKTVMTRCIQCTRCVRFITEVAGVPEIGLISRGEDVEITTYLGAAVTSELSGNVNDLCPVGALTHKPWAFNYRPWELKKTQSVDVMDALGSAIRVDSRGAQVLRALPRLNDEVNEEWLSDKSRYAVDGLSRQRLDRPYVRVGGKLQPASWGEAFEAIAAKVKATSADKIGVIAGDLQDAESMKAALDLFGSLGVKNLDCRQDGTALGAGPRESWLFNSTLAGIEDADVVLLVGTNPRLEAPVFNARLRKQWLAGKMRVGVVGEQADLTYGYDYLGAGAQTLAGLAKGKSDFVKALKAAERPAIIVGQGALTGPDGAAVLKTLAGLAKSFNLVREGWNGWNVLHSAAARVGGLDLGFLPGEGGKTALEMVKPGALDVLFLLGADEIEASASGAFTVYLGSHGDRGAHKADVILPGAAYTEKNGLYVNTEGRVQMGERAVFPKGEAREDWAVLRALSERLDAKLPYDSLDQLRAKLFADHPTFGQIDYAPGSTPTVFDVAGLGAAGDLSDQPFRSAVDAFHLTNPIARASVTMAECAAVASGAARMAAE is encoded by the coding sequence ATGCCCAAAGCCAAGGTCAACGGCGTCGAGGTCGAGTTCGAGCCCGGCATGACGGTTCTGCAGGTCGCGGAACTGGCCGGGGAAGAGATCCCGCGCTTCTGCTACCACGAGCGCCTGAGCATCGCCGGCAACTGCCGCATGTGCCTGGTCGAGGTGAAGCCCGGACCGCCGAAGCCGCAGGCTTCCTGCGCGCTGCCGGCCGCCGACAACCAGGAGATCTTCACCAATACGCCGATGGTGAAGAAGGCCCGCGAAGGGGTGATGGAGTTCCTGCTCATCAACCACCCCCTCGACTGCCCGATCTGCGACCAGGGCGGCGAATGCGACCTCCAGGACCAGGCCATGGGCTATGGCCGGGACGACAGCCGCTACGACGAGAACAAGCGCGCCGTCGAAGAGAAGGAGATGGGTCCGGTCATCAAGACCGTGATGACCCGCTGCATCCAGTGCACCCGCTGCGTCCGCTTCATCACCGAAGTCGCCGGCGTGCCTGAGATCGGTCTCATCTCTCGCGGCGAAGACGTTGAAATCACGACCTATCTCGGCGCGGCGGTGACGTCGGAGCTGAGCGGCAACGTCAACGACCTGTGCCCGGTCGGCGCCCTGACTCACAAGCCGTGGGCCTTCAACTACCGCCCCTGGGAGCTGAAGAAGACCCAGAGCGTCGACGTCATGGATGCGCTGGGCAGCGCGATCCGCGTCGACAGCCGCGGCGCCCAGGTGCTGCGCGCCCTGCCGCGCCTGAACGACGAGGTCAACGAGGAGTGGCTCAGCGACAAGAGCCGCTACGCCGTCGACGGCCTGAGCCGCCAGCGCCTCGACCGTCCCTATGTCCGCGTCGGCGGCAAGCTGCAGCCGGCCAGCTGGGGCGAGGCCTTCGAGGCCATCGCCGCCAAGGTGAAGGCGACGTCGGCCGACAAGATCGGCGTCATCGCCGGCGACCTGCAGGACGCCGAGTCGATGAAGGCCGCCCTGGACCTGTTCGGGTCGCTGGGCGTGAAGAACCTGGACTGCCGCCAGGACGGAACGGCGCTCGGCGCCGGGCCGCGCGAGAGCTGGCTGTTCAACTCGACCCTGGCCGGGATCGAGGACGCCGATGTGGTGCTGCTGGTCGGCACCAACCCGCGCCTCGAGGCTCCGGTGTTCAACGCCCGCCTGCGCAAGCAGTGGCTGGCCGGCAAGATGCGCGTCGGCGTGGTCGGCGAGCAGGCCGACCTGACCTACGGCTACGACTACCTGGGCGCCGGCGCCCAGACCCTGGCCGGCCTGGCCAAGGGCAAGTCCGATTTCGTGAAGGCTCTCAAGGCCGCCGAGCGTCCCGCGATCATCGTGGGGCAGGGCGCGCTGACCGGCCCGGACGGCGCGGCGGTGCTGAAGACCCTGGCCGGCCTGGCCAAGAGCTTCAACCTGGTCCGCGAGGGCTGGAACGGCTGGAACGTGTTGCACAGCGCCGCGGCCCGCGTCGGCGGCCTGGATCTCGGCTTCCTGCCGGGCGAGGGCGGCAAGACCGCGCTGGAGATGGTCAAGCCGGGCGCGCTGGACGTGCTGTTCCTGCTGGGCGCCGACGAGATCGAGGCCTCGGCCTCGGGCGCCTTCACCGTCTACCTGGGCAGCCATGGCGACCGCGGCGCGCACAAGGCCGACGTGATCCTGCCGGGCGCCGCCTACACCGAGAAGAACGGCCTGTACGTGAACACCGAGGGCCGGGTTCAGATGGGCGAGCGCGCCGTGTTCCCGAAGGGCGAAGCCCGCGAGGACTGGGCCGTGCTGCGCGCCCTGTCGGAACGTCTGGACGCCAAGCTGCCGTACGACAGCCTGGACCAGCTGCGCGCCAAGCTGTTCGCCGACCACCCGACCTTCGGCCAGATCGACTACGCGCCGGGCTCGACCCCGACCGTGTTCGATGTCGCGGGCCTGGGCGCCGCCGGCGACCTGTCCGACCAACCGTTCCGGAGCGCGGTCGACGCGTTCCACCTGACCAACCCGATCGCGCGCGCCAGCGTGACGATGGCCGAATGCGCCGCCGTCGCCTCCGGCGCCGCCAGGATGGCGGCGGAATGA
- a CDS encoding TM2 domain-containing protein, which translates to MRGKVLSYADLDGTGLISGDDGQRYTFTRGDLGGGVRSVIPGVDVDFEASEGAAKNIFVTSASSGLSGDKNKIVAALLAFFLGMLGIHKFYLGKTTAGIIMLLCGTIGWILFAIPPLVIGVIAFIEFIIYLVKSDQQFHQDYVVGDKSWF; encoded by the coding sequence ATGCGCGGTAAGGTTCTCAGCTACGCCGACCTGGACGGGACGGGGCTGATCAGCGGCGACGACGGCCAACGCTACACCTTCACCCGGGGCGACCTGGGCGGCGGCGTGCGCAGCGTGATCCCGGGCGTCGACGTCGACTTCGAGGCGTCCGAGGGCGCCGCCAAGAACATCTTCGTCACCAGCGCCTCCTCGGGCCTGTCCGGCGACAAGAACAAGATCGTGGCCGCTCTGCTCGCCTTCTTCCTGGGCATGCTCGGCATCCACAAGTTCTACCTGGGCAAGACCACCGCCGGCATCATCATGCTGCTGTGCGGCACCATCGGCTGGATCCTGTTCGCGATCCCGCCGCTGGTGATCGGCGTCATCGCCTTCATCGAGTTCATCATCTACCTGGTGAAGAGCGACCAGCAGTTCCACCAGGACTACGTCGTCGGCGACAAGTCCTGGTTCTAG